The DNA window GAATTCAGagtttctcctttcctccatcAATTCAGATGGGCCCTGTGGCTGAGGTAGAAACCACAGTGCTATCACCAGGAGAATACAGGGATCTTTCAGAGGGAATGAATTTGCAAGCACAGAGAGAAAgactttgttttcaaaatcctGTCAGTGTAGAAATAGAGGGTGGCAAATCCAGCCCCAGACACAGAGGTCCAATTGTCTCTTCAGTTTGCACGGCTACACCCAGTGTCTGACACAGGGTGCCCCGGTGTGTGTCTGCAGCCTGGAGTGCCTGGGGAGTGGGCCAGGTCCTACTGCCTCTTGCCATCACATCAGATTATGTGCAGGGTATGATAACACAGCCGCTCCACTCCACGCAGGACAGGAAATGAAGACTTCAAACACACTGTTAGCATTTAATGGTgagaatggaaagaagaaaagacattcCAATCAAGAGTCTTCCCAAACCGTATTCTTTTTGCTTGGCTAGGATAGTCACTTCTGTTAACAGATGAGCAAAGTTTATTATAAACCAGAAGAGAAGTGGTTTAAAAGAACATAGGACCATGGGCTACCTGCTGCTGGGGTCACCCGGACATACTCTTAATAAGCAAGGCTGTTAGAGCTGGTCTGGCTGCTCCCTAGTTTTGTTGTTTCACTAACCCACTCCGGAGCCATGAGGAAAGCCATCACCTTCTGGGCTCACGCCAGCACAAAACCACCCCCCATAACAGGGAGCAGGCCGGCTAGGGCTGGtagggtttgtttctttgtttaaatcaaatattccttcctttcctttttgtctgATAGAATTTCATCTTTTTAGACCTGCTTATCTGGGCTGGATCTTCAGTCTGATCAAAGGCCATTTCTCCTCTATCCCCGAATCCCAACTCTGAGCCTGTTACGACTGACAGGCCTTTCACAGGGTGGCTGGAATTATAAATATACTCCTCACCTGTAAGTGTACATATGAGGCCGTAATAACCTGGCCTTTTTACCTACACCAGGGCATAGTTAGAAAAATATCTCTTCAGAACTCAGAAGCCTTCTAGGATCTGGGAATGGATAGCTTCTAGCACCGTAGGTAATATATTAACGAGtcagaaaagaatataaattcaCAAGCTGCCCTGGAAAGCTGCTTAGCAGGCAGCTCAGCTGAGAATAATGCCTAGTTTTATGGAAGACGTGTGATAATTAAGGAGGTGAAAACATGGAGTAAACTGGGTCATCTGTGTTCGTTATTTACTTTGCTCAAGTATTTCTGCCTTTCTTACCCCAGCCTCCATCACCACTCCCGTCACACATCAGAACCCAGTGCTTCATAGGGAGCTAGGACGTGGAACTTGGATCCTGCTTGTTGGCAACCGTGCGGCGATTTTCACAGACGAGATACCTCTACCTACCAGAGTTTTTGTCGGGCAGTCGGTTTATCCTCCACACAATGGAGTTGAAGGCGTGTTCATACTTGGCAGTTCCCAGAGTTACTCTCATGACAGGCTCAGAGCCAGATGCACTAGCTGAGCCAAAACTGGCCCCCCGGTTCACTTTGGCTTTCAAAGACTTTTCCCCCAGGACACTTTCCCTGCGGAAGTTTTTCACCCACTCACTGGGAACAGGGTAACGGACCATCACATTCTCACAGGGAACCTGAGTGAGAGGGTCACAGTTCGAAGAGAAGCCGGCGGACATCCTCAGCCAGCTCTGTACCTCCACCTCGGCCCCGTTGATGCTGGCGGCCGTCCTGAGTGTGAAAGGCAAGGTCTTCTCAGCAAACACCGTCCTGAACCGCATTAGCTCAAAGCGGCACGCATCCAAAGGGTTGAAGAGAATAACCCGCGAGTTGTTGAATACATCCTCATCCACACACCCGTGAAAATGGCACTTGTGGAGCTTGATCCACTTGGTGGTGGTGGTCGGCACGATGTCTTGCCGGGAGACTATTTCATTCCCTTTGATGAGGATGTCATTGAGGCCCAGGCGGCACTCTGCAAGCCCAGAAAGGAAACTCAGAATGTGGATCCGTGTCAAGACATGGTGCTGGAGAATCTGGCTGTCTCCTTTGCTCACAAGGCCAGAGAATTCATCTCTGACATCCACTGTAATCTCCTCTTCAAGGTAGTTCAAGCCAACTGTGCTCAGGTCCATTGACAACACGGGCAGATCCATGAGACAGTCCTGAACGGCACGGATGAAGCTCAGGAAGTCATCATAATTAGTGGTGCCCAGCTTAATCACTTGTTCCCTCTCCGCTGTGTGGGCAACGGCAGGTTTGGGCTggtatttcttcttctccttgtagGTGACGCGGTCTATGTGCAAGCTGTGGATCCTGCCATTCTCGTCGTAGTTTTGGAGCCGAGGCTCTGAAATCTCGTGGCAGCTCTCCAGCTTGAGCTCGCGGAAGGGCTTCTCCAGGCCCTGCTCATAATACAGCTGCAGGTAACCACTATCTGTCAGTTTGATGTAGATGGGTCCCCAGTGCCTGGAGGACATGATGTTCTTCTTCTCAGGGATTCTTAGCATCATTGGCCACCCATCCCTGGGCTGGGAGAGTGCTAAACCAGGCGGGTAGTCCTCCGGCTCGAGCCAGGCTACTGGGTCATCATCGGGCAGTGTCGCGTTGCATAAGTGATCAGGGTCATCGATTTGGAGTTGTTTGAGTTTTTCGACAGCATCAGAGTGCGACTGGTGTTTGCTTGAGTCATCAAAACTGATGGCATCCTGGTAGATGACAATGAGGGAATCTCTCTGGCTTTTGCCGGTGGtactagaagtggaattgttttgGGAGCGCCTCTCCTGCTCCTCAAAGAAAGCACTGAAAGGGTTGATAGGGGAGGGCTGTACATCCTGGAGAGTCTCATTCAGGAAAGGATTGGTTGCCCTCCAAGGTGGAGCCTCCACTATGGAAGGAGGATGGTTTAAGGAGGAAACATCCAGCTTCTGTACCTTGGAGAAGTTCATCAAAGTGCTCTTGGGACGTTCCCGCTTCTTAAACGAGCCAGTTGCATTATAAGGTACATCTGGGATCACAGATGCAACAGGTGGTATGTTCAACTTCAGAGGAGAGGTGATGGGTGGCAAAGGGCAGCTCACTTCATTGTCATCAAAAGTGACCCAGCTGGGGAAACGAGCAGAGGTCACTGGGGTGGCAGGGTGTCCGTTCATGACTGGACTGCTGGCCTGCCAGTGGATGGCCTCCATGTCTACCTCTTCATCTTCCTGGAGTGAGGACGAATTGtctgaaaggaaaaggagaacgCGTGAGGGCTGCTGTTCAGGGCTATTGCAAGTGTGGGAAACTGAGGGGTAGGAATGGGGCATGGCCAGAATTTTTTCTGGAATCTAATAAATTCCAAAGCAGCTCACTACCTCTCTCAAGTGCTCAGTCTGGGCACAGATCTCTTAGTTTTGTATGAAGCACACAGGAGCAGCCATACATCCCATACAGTAGGAATACAAATGAGTCTGCTGGTACAGAAGCATTGGTAGGACCAGGGTCCCTTGCAATTTAACTCTTATGCATTCTCTCTTTTATATAAGTTTCTAGAATAGATACTGTCTTTACTCTGCACTAAAGTATGTATTCTTAATTTACACATTGAAAACCACCTCCCACATAAAATGATGTAAAGCTGATCTCATTGAATAAAACAAGTTATCTGGTCTAAGTGATAATATGATGGCAGATAATATAATTGGAAGGATTTTTGCGTGAATGTGATCAGTGAATATTAAAGACAAAATGTCAATATCCTTACTATGAAAAAATTGTacaagtaaataagaaaaatacaaactccAACAGAAATATAAGCAAAGGACATATACAAACAGCtcaggaaaaaggaacaaaaaatgtCTAATAAGCATGTAAAAAATGTCCAATGTCATtagtaataagaaaaatgaaaacttaaaaaaaaaacagtgacaaTTTAAAGTTTTTAGTATCCAATGAAGGTAAGGGTGCTATGATATGAACAGTAAAGAGACCTGTAATGAGACTGTAAGATGCTAAAAACTCTCTGAAAGTGGTTTGGCAATTTGTCCAAAGGGTCTTACAAATGTTGATAAACAGTAACTTAAGGAAACAAATCTAAATTGTGAGCCGTGTTCTGGGTGAATGTTCAGAAATTGAGGCACACGATGGAATAATGCCCCgtcattaaaatgttcacaaGTATGCAGTACCATGAGAAAACACTCAGGATgtaatctcttcttttttctctaaaatacatttctattttagggtttattttaagaaagaaaaaaaaaaaaggtttttacaACTAAAACTCCACCCTATGAGGGCATCGAAGGAAGGAGATACAGGGCTTGAGTTTCTTCTATGCAGGAAAGATCCAAACCTTTTCAACAGCATAAAGGTCCTGTGTGTCTGctgtgggaagggagaggaaaggaagcctTTTGCAAGGAGTGGATTGGGATAAAGGAATGACACAGGAAACAAATCTGTGTCTGGCATAGTAGCTACTCAGTCAAGGTTTGTTGATTGAATGAGTGAGAACAGAAACTTTGCTTTGGAGCAGTTCTATTCTCTGTCTCTAGAGGAATGTATGTGGGGATCTCTGCCACTCTTCCCCGCACCATTTCCACTGCCAGGAATTGGGAATCAAAGAGAAGCGGATACTCAAATGCTTGAGTCAAATAGTTGAGTTTTCTAACCGCCTCACTAAACCTTCATGATGTCATATCCAACCATAACGAATCAGCATGCTGACCATACGTGCAAATGTATTTACCCGTGGACGAGAAGGCTGGCTTGTCATCCATCTTTCCAAGTATATTTATTCAAACAATCGCAGTTCCTCTACTGAAAACATCAGTTTGAAAACGTATGCATCTGCATACATATCCACACTCGCCTCAGAAATATAAAGAGCAGAAACGATTGTTTATGGGTACAGCACCACAAAAGAATTCCAAagcattttaaaactaaagatgACACTATCCCGCAAATTAATCACTATTCACTTTGTAGATGCTTATGTGacttattttctggaaaataaagaggaaatggttttagaatttatattttatttattactactGCTACTATTAGTTTTATTGTAATGAAGGtgaaagggaacaatgcagccCTGAGTAAAATACAATCACTTCCTTGGAGCTGTAACTGATTCTCCCTGGAGAACTGGGGAAGGAGAGAACCTCCAAACGAAACACATCAATTTGTAGTGAATCAGCTCGATGGAGTTTCTGTAAAGCAGCGTTTCCACCCACCCAGGCTGGTATTGACCCGCCCCTAGGCTCAGGGACACCCTTCCGCTGGGAGCTCATCACCACTCCCTACTTTAAAACAAGCTGAAATCCTTTTCCTCTGGAGGCTGGTATTCTGCCAAAACTGCCAAAGGATTCCCTTCTGTTGGGAATCTTGTCCCCAAAATAGCATTTCTCATCTTCCTCTCCCaagccaaaaaaagaaaggggaaaaaaggcctTTGTctctactgaaaataattttcttacaataaatttctttttaaaccaaGTTATTTAAAATCACATGAAGTCCTAGATGGTTTTGAAGCATTAGACTTATAATACAATTTAAATGAAGTGTCTTTATATTTgcaaggaaattttaaaaattaatttctagagATTCTGTATTCTCTTGGACAATCAATAAAAAGTATCAAGACTGTGTTACTAAATCTCTCCTCTGGCAGTTTCATCGCCCATGATCACAACCTGTTTCAAAAATCCATCCTTTGAGATGTAATGCATTATACGTCAAATCTCTGAAAATAAGCTGAGAATTTGTTTTTCTACAAAatctacagagagaaaaaatatctcAGTAAAGACACGTTACAGATAACAAGCAAAAGTGATCCACAGTTCATAcgaaaataaagcatttattgaGGGGAACCCAAGAACTGCCCAATACTACTTTAAACAATTATTCTTATTAGCACTGACTTCCCTATTTCAAGCTCTTAATTTTGCTTAATTTATTATTGACCGAAAGACATTTTCAATTGTATTTATTAAAGATAGGCTATCtattttctgagcctctttttatAAGGGTTCTGCTTTGGGActttcacatataaaaataacatctgtATTTAAGTATTCTAGGGGAAAATATTTCCATCATACATGATAAGAACTTAAGGTCCTTAATATATAATTACAGTGTATCCTTAACAAAAAATGGATACACCCTTACAAAACAAAAGAGTAACAGACAATTCACTAATGAAGTTTCCCCATCTATGAATATAAGTATCTAAgaactatttggaaaaaaaagtttaaccttataaaacaataaatataattctcccagggtcacagagacaaagacttagaaaaaaaattcatttctgGTGACACGGGGAAATTTACATTCTGATGGAAGTATTCAAAAAAATCTTCCTGGAAACCAATTTGGAAATTTGTATAAAAGTCTCAAAACAAAAAACGTGACCTAAGAATTCTACTTATAGGAGTTTATTCTAAGGAAAGAACAAGACAGATGTGCAACGATACACAGAGTGGCATGTTTATCACAGCAATGTTTTATCACAGAAACACTGGAAACAAACTAAGTGCCCAATAACAGGAAATCGGTTATATCAATTGTCACACCCGTAaaatggaattccatgcagccCTGAAGACAGTGCTGTGACGCGTGTTTATTCCCATGGAAGGCGATCAGGATCCTTGTCCCTGAGCGAGTAATAACAAGGGCCTACAGGCTGAATGACATCAGATTGCCTGGGATTCCGGTCTGTATCTGCAACTTGTTAGCTATGTGACGtatggcaagttacttaatttatCTAAGTTTTTCCACCTATGAagttagaaaaatgttaaatccTACCCGACAGGGTTGTTGGAAAAATTCAATACAGATGTCAGTAGAATTGTGCCTGGCAAATGATAAATGTTCAGCAGTTGTTAGCTGCTATTACTGCTGTTGCTGCTACTACTGCTAGAGTGACACATTTGCATGATAAAAAGTATATAGGTATTTAAAAGCTTTGGAATATAATATTTCACAGCATTTTGATGTGAAAACAAATGTGTCACGTGGGGTAagacatgatttaaaaattttttaattcatattctttctttttaaaaacattaattgcttacaaataaataaaagtcaaaacatatctttattatttctactAACTTCAGAGAAAGAACACGAACAGCTTAGCTGTATCCATGTAGATAAAGCAGCAGTTGGATCTTTCCTAAGACCCTTAACCTGGTGTAGCTAGTACTGGAAATccgggggggtgtgggggggtgttcGTGGAGAGGTGAGCAAATTTCTCCAGTAAGAAATCGGCAAAAACTTATTATCCTCAGAATGAAATTTACTATCGCCCACAATTCCATTTTATTgactcattaaaataaaaccaaaaccaaaaaatctaGCGCTGTTTTAATTACAATCTCTTGCACTTGCTATCTGCAAATTACTTTTATTATGAGTTGGACTTCTGCCAAACAAAAGCCACGGGTATAGATCAGGTTCTCCTTTTATAACACGGAGAATTTCCAGTACCTAAGAGCTTCCCAGTTAGTGTCTCTGCACGTGCGAACCAAAGAGAAACGGTGCATTCTTTTAATATTAGACCACAGTCTATTTTCAGTTCCCGGAAGAGTCAATTAAATGATCACAATGGCAATCACAGCCACCAaactgaagaaaaagtaaaatctatGGGGAACAAAAGatccatttctgtattttaaatataacagaCACTCTGCCACCTTCTTCAAGGTggttaatataatttattaatgcaATGGCAAATGCAAAAAACTTACTGAGAGCTGCTCAATGGAACTTATTAGCAGTGGCAAGAAGAAATATTCTTAGATTATTGCAGTTTTCTCTGCATGATATAGCAGTCACTGTTATATAAGAGCATATACTTGAAACAGCATAGCCAGCCTCAGGTGCACAGTAGGcacttaaatatttatggagtaatCTGTAAAATGCAAAGACAAACACAGACCACAGAATTTGGGGGCCTAAAgagattttagaaataaaacttgAGCCCTTCATTTtgctggggagactgaggctcagtgagTGTAATTAAACTGTCCAAGGTGAGATGAAAAAGCGagtcctactttttaaaaaaaagattttatttatttattttttagggcaagaggaagggagggagaaagagagggaaagaagcatcgatgtgggagaggaacatcagttggttgcctctcataggctccCCAAttgggacagaacccacaaccacGCACGTGACCTGACCCGGAATCAAGCTGGTGGCCTTTCACCTAACAGAACAactgacacccaaccaactgggTCAAACGGGTCAGGGCAAATCTAGCCGTACTTTTAATGTTCATTAATCATGATATTTTCTTAATGCTTGTTCATTAAGCTAAAATCTGgttaatttttcccattacctttGAGATTGGCAAGAGTTACACAACTTTTAGGAGCATTGTTCAGTGAGGAAAAGAATTCAGTAAACAAGGATTAACATCTACTTTACAGGAAGCCTTTGGGAATAAGGTCAGGTGATGTCATCCCCTTACACAGGCATGTGTATGGGTGAGAGAAAGGAGTTAGGCATCCAACCTTATCAAGGCAGCTTCTAACTTGGATAAAATAAACTGGGACTTAGTCATCACCAATacactaataaaaagaagaactcacctataagaagaacctaatcaacaaaacaaacaagcgagcaaaatagaaccggagatttagaaataaagagcaaactgacagtaaccagaggggaggggtgagggggatgatgggagaaagaaggggaagggtcatcaaagaacatgtataaaggacccatggacaaagacaacgggggagggggattgaaggtgggaggtgggggtgggtagtggggggagagtaatgggaggaaatggggacaaccgtaattgaacaattacaaaaaagaagaCGAAGAACCAGAGGGTCTGAGCCTATTCCTCTGTCCTGGCATTGTTCTGGAGAGTAGATGCTCTGGTATTGGTCAAGCTATACAGTTGGATACCAGAAAGTGAAGAAGCCAACTCATGGAAGCCATGGAGCAGAAGGTTTTATttctagtcctggctctgccataaATTTGCTGTGGCTTTAAGCAGTTTCTCGCTATGATGTGGGATAATCAAAATCCCTGTTCTAGTTTGGAGGTAAATATGAAATAACACATGCGAACATGCTCCTAAACATTCAAAAGTCCTCACCTGCTGATTGGTAAGGTGTACAATTACTGAGGTAGTTTTGGGTCTCAAATGAGTCCTAATAATTCCTCATGCTGTTCGAGTGGGCCCCAGGTGGGCAGTTACTGCATTTTAGACATAGAAGACCATAAAACTGCAGAAAGCCATCTTGGAATAAAGAATTATTTACAGATATGCTAAATCAACACATGTATTGAATCACATATGCTTCACATATCAGCTCAAAGAGATCATGGGCTTTTCCCAAGTCTCCCAGAGACTGTTTCTGACAAAGGCAATGAAAtccagtgaccagagaggaggggaaagtggAAGGGCACGGCACTCTCAAAGCTTTGTACATTCTGAATGGAGAGCTGCCACTCGATCGACTGGTGTCCGTACAAGTGTCCCTGGGGTCATGGGTGAGTGTTCACTGCGTCAGCTGAGGACAACTCAGCACTTGCGGCCCACCGAATCTAACGCACTCACACATGAATTCATTTTAAAGCACGTCGGTTTTATCAACGTTCCAGTCACCAAGTCCTAAATTAACAGTTAGTTTCTATAATATAAAGAAGATTAAACTTTTTgataattttgaggaaaaaagtattttaaaaaatccgcAAGGTACAGAAACACCTGCAGACAAAAGTACCTGAATCTGCAGCCACCTGAGATGACTGATATCACCATCACAGTATGCTTCCTTCAAATGTCTCACTCTGCACATACACATTCGTGGACACACTCATCTACAAAGCGGGGATGATTCTGCAAATACAGTCTCACTgcctacttttttttcctttaatattcttAGGTGAGAATTTTCATGGGACGACATTCAGAACAGGCAGTGTAGAAGACAGTGCCAGCAGAGGCTGGCCGCATCTGGCGGTTAGCTTCAAGCAGTGGGTATGCTAATAGATGCTAATAGATGCTAATAGACCGTGGGGGTCAGAGCACAAAAACGTATTAACTGCAGCACGAATAAGCAGCGTCTGGCCGCCTCAGTAGAGATGTTCAGGATGAGTGCATGAAAAGTAACAGGAAAGTGTGATACTGAATAAAAGATTGTCCATGCTGATGATTTGTTTCATTAAATAAATGTGACTGCTGTTGACATTTAAAGTCAGGGATTTCATTAGACACAGATAAGGTAATGGGATCAGTATTTCTATTTTCAAGTACAAGTACTGTCTTCCAGTCTTTAAAAATAGCAACCTTTGTGTGCTACACTGAGGGCATTTCCTAGGGGTCAGACTGAGTCTCCTCTGCAGTTAGACACAGAGCCCATTGGAATGCGCGGTTACTTGTTGCCTCTTCTTTGCTTCTTTGACAGAAGTCAAGCAAAGGCAGAATCGTCTGTCCACCTCTAGGCAAGAACCTCAGTTACATCACAGGCAGGCTGTACAACATTACACACAGGGCTTTGTTTCCTCAAAGACTTTTCAAAAGCATGCACTGTACAGCACAGGAATTTCTAGACTATCTTCAAGAGCAGGCTGTGGCAAATACTCTAGTTAGCAAAAATTTGATAAAGGTTGTTAGCC is part of the Desmodus rotundus isolate HL8 chromosome 7, HLdesRot8A.1, whole genome shotgun sequence genome and encodes:
- the STON2 gene encoding stonin-2 isoform X2, translating into MTTLDHVIATQQSEWVSFSEDPLFPVPSDGGTEEHLPGLSSSSDQSETSSTENPAVDGGSQDLSHSEQDDSSEKMGLISEAASPPGSPEQPSPDLASAIKNWVQFEDDTPWASTSPPPKETGQQLTMPCWTCPSFNSLGRCPLTSESSWTTHSEDTSSPSCAPSYTDLQLINAEEQLSGRASGADSTDERTEWQTGRQTAVSPVQACTENTSTRTHIPDPSPPSPHSRRSQCPCEGPKGTSTPNDNSSSLQEDEEVDMEAIHWQASSPVMNGHPATPVTSARFPSWVTFDDNEVSCPLPPITSPLKLNIPPVASVIPDVPYNATGSFKKRERPKSTLMNFSKVQKLDVSSLNHPPSIVEAPPWRATNPFLNETLQDVQPSPINPFSAFFEEQERRSQNNSTSSTTGKSQRDSLIVIYQDAISFDDSSKHQSHSDAVEKLKQLQIDDPDHLCNATLPDDDPVAWLEPEDYPPGLALSQPRDGWPMMLRIPEKKNIMSSRHWGPIYIKLTDSGYLQLYYEQGLEKPFRELKLESCHEISEPRLQNYDENGRIHSLHIDRVTYKEKKKYQPKPAVAHTAEREQVIKLGTTNYDDFLSFIRAVQDCLMDLPVLSMDLSTVGLNYLEEEITVDVRDEFSGLVSKGDSQILQHHVLTRIHILSFLSGLAECRLGLNDILIKGNEIVSRQDIVPTTTTKWIKLHKCHFHGCVDEDVFNNSRVILFNPLDACRFELMRFRTVFAEKTLPFTLRTAASINGAEVEVQSWLRMSAGFSSNCDPLTQVPCENVMVRYPVPSEWVKNFRRESVLGEKSLKAKVNRGASFGSASASGSEPVMRVTLGTAKYEHAFNSIVWRINRLPDKNSASGHPHCFFCHLELGSDREVPSRFANHVNVEFSMPTTSASKAAVRSISVEDKTDVRKWVNYSAHYSYKVEMEQKKSLKPDFEGEEVENPKECGVQ
- the STON2 gene encoding stonin-2 isoform X4; amino-acid sequence: MTTLDHVIATQQSEWVSFSEDPLFPVPSDGGTEEHLPGLSSSSDQSETSSTENPAVDGGSQDLSHSEQDDSSEKMGLISEAASPPGSPEQPSPDLASAIKNWVQFEDDTPWASTSPPPKETGQQLTMPCWTCPSFNSLGRCPLTSESSWTTHSEDTSSPSCAPSYTDLQLINAEEQLSGRASGADSTDNSSSLQEDEEVDMEAIHWQASSPVMNGHPATPVTSARFPSWVTFDDNEVSCPLPPITSPLKLNIPPVASVIPDVPYNATGSFKKRERPKSTLMNFSKVQKLDVSSLNHPPSIVEAPPWRATNPFLNETLQDVQPSPINPFSAFFEEQERRSQNNSTSSTTGKSQRDSLIVIYQDAISFDDSSKHQSHSDAVEKLKQLQIDDPDHLCNATLPDDDPVAWLEPEDYPPGLALSQPRDGWPMMLRIPEKKNIMSSRHWGPIYIKLTDSGYLQLYYEQGLEKPFRELKLESCHEISEPRLQNYDENGRIHSLHIDRVTYKEKKKYQPKPAVAHTAEREQVIKLGTTNYDDFLSFIRAVQDCLMDLPVLSMDLSTVGLNYLEEEITVDVRDEFSGLVSKGDSQILQHHVLTRIHILSFLSGLAECRLGLNDILIKGNEIVSRQDIVPTTTTKWIKLHKCHFHGCVDEDVFNNSRVILFNPLDACRFELMRFRTVFAEKTLPFTLRTAASINGAEVEVQSWLRMSAGFSSNCDPLTQVPCENVMVRYPVPSEWVKNFRRESVLGEKSLKAKVNRGASFGSASASGSEPVMRVTLGTAKYEHAFNSIVWRINRLPDKNSASGHPHCFFCHLELGSDREVPSRFANHVNVEFSMPTTSASKAAVRSISVEDKTDVRKWVNYSAHYSYKVEMEQKKSLKPDFEGEEVENPKECGVQ
- the STON2 gene encoding stonin-2 isoform X1, whose translation is MTTLDHVIATQQSEWVSFSEDPLFPVPSDGGTEEHLPGLSSSSDQSETSSTENPAVDGGSQDLSHSEQDDSSEKMGLISEAASPPGSPEQPSPDLASAIKNWVQFEDDTPWASTSPPPKETGQQLTMPCWTCPSFNSLGRCPLTSESSWTTHSEDTSSPSCAPSYTDLQLINAEEQLSGRASGADSTDERTEWQTGRQTAVSPVQACTENTSTRTHIPDPSPPSPHSRRSQCPCEGPKGTSTPNDNSSSLQEDEEVDMEAIHWQASSPVMNGHPATPVTSARFPSWVTFDDNEVSCPLPPITSPLKLNIPPVASVIPDVPYNATGSFKKRERPKSTLMNFSKVQKLDVSSLNHPPSIVEAPPWRATNPFLNETLQDVQPSPINPFSAFFEEQERRSQNNSTSSTTGKSQRDSLIVIYQDAISFDDSSKHQSHSDAVEKLKQLQIDDPDHLCNATLPDDDPVAWLEPEDYPPGLALSQPRDGWPMMLRIPEKKNIMSSRHWGPIYIKLTDSGYLQLYYEQGLEKPFRELKLESCHEISEPRLQNYDENGRIHSLHIDRVTYKEKKKYQPKPAVAHTAEREQVIKLGTTNYDDFLSFIRAVQDCLMDLPVLSMDLSTVGLNYLEEEITVDVRDEFSGLVSKGDSQILQHHVLTRIHILSFLSGLAECRLGLNDILIKGNEIVSRQDIVPTTTTKWIKLHKCHFHGCVDEDVFNNSRVILFNPLDACRFELMRFRTVFAEKTLPFTLRTAASINGAEVEVQSWLRMSAGFSSNCDPLTQVPCENVMVRYPVPSEWVKNFRRESVLGEKSLKAKVNRGASFGSASASGSEPVMRVTLGTAKYEHAFNSIVWRINRLPDKNSASGHPHCFFCHLELGSDREVPSRFANHVNVEFSMPTTSASKAAVRSISVEDKTDVRKWVNYSAHYSYKVAWGSIWLMVLSPFVHPCSRPRLLPFCSACPGCKVFSHRFGGGSPWYIAMDESALI
- the STON2 gene encoding stonin-2 isoform X3, with translation MTTLDHVIATQQSEWVSFSEDPLFPVPSDGGTEEHLPGLSSSSDQSETSSTENPAVDGGSQDLSHSEQDDSSEKMGLISEAASPPGSPEQPSPDLASAIKNWVQFEDDTPWASTSPPPKETGQQLTMPCWTCPSFNSLGRCPLTSESSWTTHSEDTSSPSCAPSYTDLQLINAEEQLSGRASGADSTDNSSSLQEDEEVDMEAIHWQASSPVMNGHPATPVTSARFPSWVTFDDNEVSCPLPPITSPLKLNIPPVASVIPDVPYNATGSFKKRERPKSTLMNFSKVQKLDVSSLNHPPSIVEAPPWRATNPFLNETLQDVQPSPINPFSAFFEEQERRSQNNSTSSTTGKSQRDSLIVIYQDAISFDDSSKHQSHSDAVEKLKQLQIDDPDHLCNATLPDDDPVAWLEPEDYPPGLALSQPRDGWPMMLRIPEKKNIMSSRHWGPIYIKLTDSGYLQLYYEQGLEKPFRELKLESCHEISEPRLQNYDENGRIHSLHIDRVTYKEKKKYQPKPAVAHTAEREQVIKLGTTNYDDFLSFIRAVQDCLMDLPVLSMDLSTVGLNYLEEEITVDVRDEFSGLVSKGDSQILQHHVLTRIHILSFLSGLAECRLGLNDILIKGNEIVSRQDIVPTTTTKWIKLHKCHFHGCVDEDVFNNSRVILFNPLDACRFELMRFRTVFAEKTLPFTLRTAASINGAEVEVQSWLRMSAGFSSNCDPLTQVPCENVMVRYPVPSEWVKNFRRESVLGEKSLKAKVNRGASFGSASASGSEPVMRVTLGTAKYEHAFNSIVWRINRLPDKNSASGHPHCFFCHLELGSDREVPSRFANHVNVEFSMPTTSASKAAVRSISVEDKTDVRKWVNYSAHYSYKVAWGSIWLMVLSPFVHPCSRPRLLPFCSACPGCKVFSHRFGGGSPWYIAMDESALI